The Heyndrickxia vini genome contains a region encoding:
- the tagD gene encoding glycerol-3-phosphate cytidylyltransferase, with product MKKVITYGTFDLLHWGHINLLKRARELGDYLVVAISTDKFNEIKDKKAYHSYENRKMILESIRYVDEVIPENNWEQKIEDIKKHDIDIFVMGDDWKGKFDFLKDYCEVIYLPRTIGISTSKIKNDLFSVKNG from the coding sequence ATGAAAAAGGTAATAACATATGGTACCTTCGATCTTCTTCACTGGGGCCATATTAATTTGTTAAAGCGTGCTAGGGAATTAGGGGATTACTTAGTTGTTGCCATTTCGACTGATAAATTTAATGAAATTAAAGATAAGAAAGCATATCACAGTTATGAGAATAGAAAAATGATATTGGAATCAATCCGTTATGTAGATGAAGTTATTCCAGAAAATAACTGGGAACAAAAAATTGAGGACATAAAAAAACATGATATCGATATTTTTGTAATGGGTGATGATTGGAAAGGAAAGTTTGACTTTTTAAAGGATTATTGCGAAGTCATTTACTTACCGCGGACAATTGGAATTTCTACTTCAAAAATTAAAAATGATTTATTTTCGGTTAAAAATGGGTAA
- a CDS encoding CDP-glycerol glycerophosphotransferase family protein — protein MSVSLDYLNKIEGTDNFKKIIDIFQKIYIQPDDLLWDHGQLIQFFENNVLTILSSLLYGSPHKSKIIVSPKEQHDILISFLENRSNVKLEQLEQETKPQVISMLLDKTVLFSFTDFLNRNQLFPKDLSIQKNDLLTLFEYFSDIVHHFDTEWLESISTNNKVRLLTYSLLTRDYDMFLELKSQNNGLFIKNENLYFDKGEKPYQGFLLANGFKGYLERTYHDEKNMYFIGQYRLPGLQLNDFLKNKVCLVLKKGSGKEVKYEFDYFYRRDLKNYYIDENGYVGLKAKIPLETLKTGEYKFFIRIYSVDKKKQYIEEPFNATTLFNRFKGYKRIDNQYYLIAVSKKNKISLKVKGKQSKLSMLLRKGVTHMNKVRTNLRINRAIAVDRLLYLLTYPIYHGKDIWLISERGDTCQDNSYHLFKYIRKNYPRKRIYYILDMDSKDYDKIKSYKNVIDKDSKKHRILLLHSKILLNSYDVESYNTPTYYSKSLFLKSFGDVVNYKTVFLQHGISYNDPSSSISKNRIGNNLIITSLPKETEFIIENMNYTSDEVKLTGFPRYDNLKYRDKVKREILLMPTWRRNIVPKSYLTNAVHDEAELEKKFVSSEYYKFYNNLLNSAELSELIDKYDITFKFYPHYEVQPFLDTFNVGNDKIQILGKNSGDVQDLLISADLLITDYSSVFFDFAVMKKPIVFCHFDYEDFYKTQYKKGVFDLKTLDFGYISENLQETIENIEKVIKNNFEMEPEHKKSVDDVFYYDLDGKYCERVYEAINDLSKKK, from the coding sequence TTGTCTGTATCATTGGATTATTTGAATAAAATTGAGGGAACTGACAATTTTAAAAAAATCATAGATATCTTTCAAAAAATATATATTCAGCCTGATGATTTATTATGGGATCATGGACAACTAATACAATTTTTTGAAAATAATGTACTAACGATTCTTTCTAGTCTACTTTATGGTAGTCCGCATAAGAGCAAGATTATCGTAAGTCCGAAGGAACAGCATGATATTTTAATAAGTTTTTTGGAGAATCGTTCAAATGTTAAGCTCGAGCAATTGGAACAAGAAACGAAACCGCAAGTAATATCAATGCTCTTGGACAAGACGGTTCTATTTTCATTTACTGATTTTCTAAATCGGAACCAACTATTTCCAAAAGATTTATCCATTCAAAAAAATGATTTACTTACATTATTTGAGTATTTCTCCGACATCGTACATCATTTTGATACAGAGTGGCTTGAGAGTATTTCCACTAATAATAAAGTAAGATTATTGACATATTCACTACTAACTCGCGATTATGATATGTTTTTAGAACTTAAAAGTCAAAACAATGGCCTATTTATAAAAAATGAAAACTTGTATTTTGATAAAGGGGAAAAACCTTACCAGGGCTTTTTATTAGCCAATGGATTTAAAGGCTACTTAGAGCGAACTTATCATGATGAAAAAAACATGTATTTCATTGGCCAGTATAGACTTCCGGGATTACAGCTAAACGACTTTTTGAAAAATAAAGTATGTTTAGTGTTAAAGAAAGGATCTGGAAAAGAAGTCAAATATGAGTTTGACTATTTTTACAGACGGGACTTAAAAAATTATTATATTGATGAGAACGGTTATGTCGGTCTAAAAGCTAAAATTCCTTTAGAAACATTAAAAACCGGTGAGTATAAATTTTTTATTCGGATTTACAGTGTCGATAAAAAGAAACAGTATATCGAAGAACCATTCAATGCGACCACCTTATTTAATCGATTTAAAGGGTATAAACGGATTGATAATCAGTACTATTTAATTGCCGTTTCGAAGAAAAATAAAATATCCTTAAAAGTCAAAGGTAAACAGTCCAAACTTTCGATGTTGCTTCGTAAAGGAGTAACACATATGAATAAAGTTCGGACGAATTTAAGAATTAATCGAGCGATTGCGGTGGACCGATTATTATACTTATTAACATATCCTATCTACCATGGGAAAGATATTTGGCTCATTTCAGAACGAGGAGATACGTGTCAGGATAATTCCTATCATTTATTTAAATACATTCGAAAAAACTATCCGCGCAAAAGAATATATTATATTCTGGATATGGACAGTAAAGATTACGATAAAATCAAATCTTATAAAAATGTAATTGATAAAGATTCTAAGAAACATCGAATCCTACTTTTGCATTCAAAAATATTATTAAACTCATATGATGTTGAATCGTATAATACACCAACATATTATTCTAAATCATTGTTCCTAAAATCGTTCGGGGATGTCGTGAATTATAAAACGGTCTTCCTTCAACATGGGATATCATATAATGACCCATCCTCTAGTATTAGTAAAAATCGTATCGGAAATAATTTAATCATTACCTCATTGCCAAAAGAAACTGAATTTATTATTGAAAATATGAATTATACGAGTGATGAAGTTAAATTAACTGGTTTCCCCAGATATGATAATTTAAAATACAGAGACAAGGTAAAACGGGAAATATTACTTATGCCAACATGGCGTAGAAATATCGTTCCTAAATCATATTTAACGAATGCCGTACATGATGAAGCAGAATTGGAAAAGAAATTCGTTAGCTCGGAATATTATAAGTTTTATAATAATCTGTTGAATTCAGCTGAACTTAGCGAGCTGATTGATAAGTATGATATTACATTCAAATTTTATCCTCATTATGAGGTTCAACCATTTTTAGATACCTTTAACGTAGGAAATGACAAAATTCAAATTTTAGGGAAAAATTCCGGGGATGTGCAAGATCTCTTAATTTCGGCTGATTTATTAATTACGGATTATTCCTCTGTCTTTTTTGACTTTGCCGTAATGAAAAAGCCAATCGTATTTTGCCACTTCGATTATGAGGATTTTTATAAAACACAATATAAAAAAGGTGTGTTTGATTTAAAAACACTTGATTTTGGATATATTTCTGAAAATCTTCAGGAAACAATCGAAAACATTGAAAAAGTTATCAAAAATAACTTTGAAATGGAACCTGAACACAAGAAAAGTGTGGACGATGTTTTCTATTATGATCTTGATGGGAAATATTGTGAAAGAGTTTACGAAGCAATCAATGACCTTTCAAAAAAGAAATAA
- a CDS encoding ABC transporter permease — protein MRSVTTVIKEQINSFYLARRLSVYELKSANRNNYLGILWEIINPMIQISIYWFVFGYGILKSSGARQGVELYGHPIDYFPWMLSGIVVWFFVNQSITQGSKSIYSRIRMISKMSFPMSVIPTYVIFAKLYQHLMLLAVVLVIFQFLGYPINIHYLQLPYFIIATVIFLITLSLITSTLTTIVRDIQMLITSVVRILIYLSPILWPPYNIDNKIVITIMKLNPIYYLVEGYRASILGLTWYPIEHWEYSLYFWGIILVLLFFGSILHVKFRDRFVDFL, from the coding sequence ATGCGTTCTGTAACAACAGTCATTAAAGAACAAATTAATAGTTTTTACCTTGCGAGACGTTTGTCTGTTTATGAATTAAAAAGTGCAAATCGAAATAATTATTTAGGAATATTATGGGAAATTATTAACCCGATGATTCAAATTTCGATTTATTGGTTTGTTTTTGGGTATGGAATACTTAAAAGCTCCGGTGCTCGACAGGGTGTTGAACTATACGGACATCCGATTGATTATTTTCCGTGGATGCTCTCAGGTATTGTTGTTTGGTTTTTTGTAAACCAATCTATTACTCAAGGGTCCAAGTCCATTTATAGTCGAATACGAATGATATCAAAAATGAGCTTTCCAATGAGTGTCATTCCTACCTATGTAATTTTTGCGAAATTGTATCAACATTTAATGCTTTTAGCAGTCGTTCTTGTGATTTTTCAATTTCTAGGATATCCGATTAATATTCATTATCTCCAATTGCCATATTTTATTATAGCAACGGTAATTTTTTTAATTACTCTTTCACTAATAACGTCAACATTAACAACGATTGTAAGGGATATACAGATGCTGATTACTTCAGTCGTTCGGATATTGATTTATTTATCGCCGATTCTATGGCCGCCTTATAATATTGATAACAAGATCGTGATTACGATTATGAAGTTAAATCCAATTTACTATCTTGTCGAAGGATATCGTGCATCGATTTTGGGTCTAACCTGGTATCCTATTGAGCATTGGGAGTACTCCCTATATTTTTGGGGTATAATTCTTGTATTATTATTTTTCGGATCGATTCTACATGTGAAATTTAGAGATCGTTTTGTAGACTTTTTATAA
- a CDS encoding SH3 domain-containing protein, giving the protein MKKGRLVKLTISIFLLFFSLTSMNVSAEETNSPTKLDKIVFASGDQNNESIKLYKEESTESDVVINIPNQSHVQLLDSNTDVDFSFIQYTDPQTNIEYNGYIENKFLIDAPPEDQTNQVNDSNQPEEVQDVQDEANNEGKTTNPSDTNGEVDKIQKQRKDTKDQASNKSEQTEPKKIKDDSDATSKTFIQSKATAQTTQTKLQGIAIKGQTNVYSDPSSTGKVIKSYQQGTLLYYKTYSSEWYQANVYIDGVATTGFININDVENLVDTQQKDQGIASKNPTNIYEKPSTNGKVIKSYTIGTLLYYKTYTSNWYQANVYINGKATTGYIYKNDLDTLVQQKVRGIALKDSTKIYANTSTSGTVIKTYSKGTLLYYKTYISGWYQANVYINGKATTGYIYKNDVENIVSNQQKVQGIATKIPTNIYVKPSTDGKVIKTYDQGSFLYYKTLSANWYQANVYINGKATTGYIYKKDVEQIPATQDKVQGIAAKIPTKIYMKPSTGSKAIKSYQQGSFLYYKTYITNWYEANVYINGKATTGYIYKKDVENLVAKQENKQGLAKKSSTNVYAKPSQSGKVLKSYKKNTFLYFKTYTKNWYEANVYINGKATTGYIYKDDVSLDTVIISKYSTNLTLNKMVDTQSSKAPQTDLYRNKNAYVSKDYITKISSTVGEVVNADTLNVREGPGTNYWIYGTLSKGNRVTIVSTTGNWYEIKYNTWRNAKTEDIKYYINPNSFVPNTPEYYQFLLLDKTTNISATEVDSKILYGKGSLSGTGSIFLDASKKYSINEMYLISHSLLETGNGTSSLAKGVVVNGKKVYNVFGYGAYDSCPIDCGAQFAYDHGWFSIAKAIEGAAQLIGQNYIHNGQNTLYKMRWYPENPYHQYATDIGWAVKQTANISKLYSLVGKYTLHFDVPVYN; this is encoded by the coding sequence ATGAAAAAAGGTAGGTTAGTAAAACTAACGATATCGATTTTTTTGCTATTTTTTTCGTTAACATCGATGAACGTTAGTGCTGAGGAGACGAATTCACCGACAAAATTGGACAAAATTGTCTTTGCTTCTGGAGATCAAAACAATGAAAGTATTAAACTCTATAAAGAGGAGTCTACGGAAAGTGACGTAGTAATCAATATACCGAATCAATCCCATGTTCAATTGCTCGATTCGAATACGGATGTAGATTTTTCTTTTATTCAATATACTGATCCACAAACAAATATTGAATATAACGGGTACATAGAAAATAAATTTTTAATTGATGCTCCTCCGGAAGATCAAACCAACCAAGTAAATGACAGTAATCAACCCGAAGAAGTGCAAGATGTACAAGATGAAGCAAATAATGAAGGAAAGACAACCAATCCTTCAGATACTAATGGGGAAGTAGACAAGATTCAAAAACAACGAAAAGACACTAAGGATCAAGCCTCAAACAAATCCGAACAAACTGAGCCAAAAAAGATTAAGGATGATTCTGACGCTACTAGTAAAACATTCATTCAATCTAAAGCAACTGCCCAAACTACCCAAACTAAATTACAAGGAATTGCTATAAAAGGGCAAACGAATGTATATTCTGATCCATCTTCAACTGGGAAGGTGATTAAATCCTATCAACAAGGCACATTGTTATACTACAAGACATACTCGTCTGAATGGTATCAAGCCAATGTGTATATCGATGGAGTAGCTACTACAGGGTTTATCAATATTAATGACGTCGAGAATCTTGTAGATACCCAGCAGAAAGACCAAGGGATTGCTTCAAAAAATCCTACGAATATTTATGAAAAACCTTCTACAAATGGGAAGGTCATTAAATCCTATACGATTGGTACATTGCTTTATTATAAAACATATACTTCAAATTGGTACCAAGCCAATGTGTATATTAATGGGAAAGCCACCACAGGTTATATCTATAAAAATGATCTAGATACTCTCGTTCAACAAAAAGTTCGGGGAATTGCTTTAAAAGATTCAACGAAAATATATGCTAATACATCAACTAGTGGCACGGTTATAAAAACATATAGTAAAGGAACTTTATTATATTATAAAACCTATATTTCCGGATGGTATCAAGCAAATGTGTATATTAACGGCAAAGCTACCACTGGTTATATTTATAAAAACGATGTAGAAAATATTGTTTCCAATCAACAAAAAGTTCAAGGAATTGCTACTAAAATTCCTACGAATATTTACGTGAAGCCTTCTACCGACGGCAAAGTCATTAAAACATATGATCAAGGTTCATTTTTATACTATAAAACCTTGTCTGCCAATTGGTATCAAGCCAATGTTTATATTAATGGGAAAGCGACTACCGGCTATATTTATAAAAAAGATGTGGAGCAAATTCCTGCTACACAAGATAAAGTACAAGGGATCGCTGCCAAAATTCCAACGAAAATTTATATGAAGCCTTCTACAGGCAGCAAAGCCATCAAGTCTTATCAACAAGGGTCCTTCCTTTACTATAAAACATATATAACAAATTGGTACGAAGCTAATGTTTATATTAATGGTAAGGCAACTACCGGCTATATTTATAAAAAAGATGTGGAAAATCTAGTAGCTAAGCAAGAAAACAAGCAAGGACTAGCGAAAAAGAGTTCTACAAATGTTTATGCTAAACCATCACAAAGTGGTAAAGTTCTTAAATCATACAAAAAAAATACATTTCTTTACTTCAAAACCTATACGAAAAATTGGTATGAAGCTAACGTATATATTAACGGTAAAGCCACTACCGGCTATATTTATAAAGATGATGTATCTTTAGATACAGTTATCATTTCAAAGTATTCTACTAATCTAACACTTAACAAAATGGTAGACACTCAATCGAGTAAAGCACCACAAACTGATTTATATCGTAATAAAAATGCTTATGTTAGCAAAGATTATATTACAAAAATCAGTTCTACCGTAGGAGAAGTAGTCAATGCTGATACACTAAATGTACGCGAAGGACCCGGAACAAATTATTGGATATATGGGACTCTGTCTAAAGGGAATAGGGTAACCATTGTTTCCACTACGGGAAATTGGTATGAAATAAAGTATAATACGTGGAGAAATGCCAAAACCGAAGATATTAAGTACTACATCAATCCTAATTCTTTTGTTCCTAATACACCAGAGTATTATCAGTTTTTATTATTAGATAAAACAACAAATATTTCTGCAACTGAAGTTGATAGTAAAATTTTATATGGAAAAGGGTCCTTATCCGGGACAGGTTCCATTTTTCTTGATGCTAGTAAAAAATATAGTATTAACGAAATGTATTTAATTTCCCACTCCCTTCTAGAAACGGGAAATGGGACATCAAGCCTTGCAAAAGGTGTCGTTGTTAACGGTAAAAAAGTGTATAATGTTTTTGGGTATGGAGCATATGATAGCTGTCCAATTGATTGCGGTGCACAATTTGCTTATGATCACGGATGGTTTTCCATCGCAAAGGCAATTGAAGGTGC
- a CDS encoding NAD-dependent epimerase/dehydratase family protein, producing the protein MGNILVTGGAGFIGSHLVKELLNLGENVIVVDNLSMGSKENLDLNNKNLTFIEGDISNQSTITELFNTYTFKKIFHLGAVASVAASVEHPLETHLTNLEGTIYLLEAARKQKDIERFVFASSAAVYGDDPALPKRENSPIKPLTPYAIDKYASERYVINYSKLYGLPTVALRFFNVYGIGQNPSSPYSGVVSIITDRLKKKLNGEDASFILFGDGSQTRDFVFVKDVVQANLLVSNNKDAIGNVYNVGTGEKISLMDLISTYIKISGIDLPIKKEAVRSGDIKDSYADVSALKSIGFMPEFTVEEGLKVYWEHQIK; encoded by the coding sequence ATGGGAAATATTTTAGTTACTGGCGGCGCCGGGTTCATTGGATCCCATTTAGTGAAAGAATTATTGAATTTAGGAGAAAATGTTATAGTAGTCGATAACCTGTCAATGGGTTCAAAAGAAAACCTTGATTTAAACAATAAAAATTTAACGTTTATTGAAGGCGATATTTCCAATCAATCCACTATTACGGAATTATTTAATACGTATACATTTAAAAAAATATTCCATCTAGGGGCTGTTGCAAGTGTGGCAGCATCCGTAGAACATCCGTTAGAAACTCATTTAACAAATTTAGAAGGAACAATCTATCTTTTAGAGGCTGCAAGAAAACAAAAAGATATCGAACGATTTGTATTTGCGTCTTCTGCAGCGGTATATGGAGACGATCCAGCTTTACCAAAGCGTGAAAATTCGCCAATTAAGCCCTTAACTCCTTATGCAATTGATAAATATGCCTCTGAACGCTATGTTATTAACTATTCAAAATTATATGGATTGCCTACTGTTGCCTTAAGATTTTTTAATGTATACGGTATTGGACAAAATCCATCTTCACCGTATTCAGGGGTTGTATCAATCATCACGGATCGCCTTAAGAAAAAATTGAATGGGGAAGATGCAAGCTTTATCCTATTCGGGGACGGCAGTCAAACAAGGGATTTTGTGTTTGTAAAGGATGTTGTACAAGCCAATTTATTAGTGTCCAATAACAAGGACGCGATAGGAAATGTGTATAATGTTGGTACTGGAGAAAAGATAAGCCTTATGGATCTTATCTCTACTTATATTAAGATTTCGGGAATTGACCTGCCAATTAAAAAGGAAGCTGTAAGATCTGGTGATATTAAAGATTCTTACGCGGACGTTTCAGCACTTAAATCAATTGGTTTTATGCCTGAATTCACAGTTGAAGAAGGATTAAAGGTATACTGGGAGCACCAGATAAAATAA
- a CDS encoding CDP-glycerol glycerophosphotransferase family protein, which produces MSSSKSKESQQPFLHRLEVHQNSNDLIIKGDFTNNFQACELWIRSQDKEQSIKIAEMAPSSTFHFEMNMEKIYKQLQIKHQKEVFNFYLTTDTNKFIRLGCFAKTHITIKNAFTFDGENSYLFLTKKGNLSISFNQEPKFRQKNQIIKVSGKQNTVHIKGKIITYSSLLLNCSVLLKGRETRKEIIVPITFTHLEQESAAKYGFNRYSYEAKLPMHEIDNGKLIVEDIYDLFLVMHVHDHQEEIVKRITNPISLDKNIIKEVNATDNNLVAVISPYFTFKKYNLSLEVTIFSRENFAYMNRLLRWAWLLRPFFKRKDIWIVGERTYKAQDTGYHFFKYMRQQHRNKHVYYIMDTKSPEYKNVESLGNVLDFKSKQHIFNTIMSTRVISSHHPDYLFPIRTKKFKQAVRATKVFLQHGVMGTKNMVANYGKDAIGFDTDLFLVSSDFEKNMIINEFGYTPDQVFVTGLSRFDDLLKNDIATKRQLLIIPTWRDWIGSKSNFLETEYYERYHELVTNKKLHDLAIEYQFDIVFCLHPNMQKYTSNFKNAPIKVISQGEVNVQTLLKESALMVTDYSSVAFDFSFLHKPIIYYQFDRDKFFGDKPSHLDIDNDLPGDIVFEEDSLLALLEDYAKKNFQAKEENIIKSTKFLKYRDQESNNRIYKVIKENSK; this is translated from the coding sequence ATGAGTTCATCTAAATCAAAAGAAAGTCAGCAACCCTTTCTTCACCGACTAGAAGTTCACCAAAATTCAAATGATTTAATAATTAAAGGGGACTTCACGAATAATTTTCAAGCATGTGAGCTATGGATACGCTCACAAGACAAAGAACAATCAATAAAGATAGCGGAAATGGCCCCTTCCTCCACATTTCATTTTGAAATGAATATGGAAAAGATCTATAAGCAACTACAAATTAAACATCAAAAAGAAGTGTTTAATTTTTATTTAACTACGGATACAAATAAATTTATTAGGCTTGGATGTTTCGCGAAAACACACATTACCATTAAAAACGCATTTACTTTTGACGGAGAGAATAGTTATCTATTTTTAACTAAGAAAGGCAATCTCTCCATTTCTTTCAATCAAGAACCGAAGTTTCGGCAAAAAAACCAAATCATTAAAGTTTCAGGCAAACAAAATACTGTACATATTAAAGGGAAGATCATCACTTATAGTTCTTTGCTATTAAATTGTTCCGTTTTACTTAAAGGAAGGGAAACACGTAAGGAAATTATCGTTCCTATTACCTTTACCCATTTAGAGCAAGAATCAGCTGCTAAATATGGATTTAATCGCTATTCGTATGAAGCAAAACTACCTATGCATGAAATCGACAATGGAAAATTAATTGTCGAAGATATTTACGATTTATTTTTAGTCATGCACGTACATGATCATCAAGAGGAAATAGTAAAGCGGATTACAAATCCGATATCTTTGGACAAAAACATTATCAAAGAAGTAAATGCTACTGATAACAATCTTGTCGCAGTAATTAGTCCCTATTTTACGTTTAAGAAATACAATCTCTCACTTGAAGTTACGATTTTTTCAAGAGAAAATTTTGCTTATATGAATCGATTATTAAGATGGGCTTGGTTATTACGTCCGTTTTTTAAAAGGAAAGATATTTGGATTGTTGGGGAACGAACATATAAAGCACAGGATACTGGCTATCATTTTTTTAAATATATGAGGCAACAACATAGAAATAAACATGTTTATTATATTATGGATACCAAGTCTCCCGAATATAAAAATGTTGAATCATTAGGGAATGTGTTAGATTTCAAATCGAAACAACATATTTTTAACACGATTATGTCAACGAGAGTAATTTCTTCCCATCATCCAGATTACTTATTTCCAATCCGAACAAAAAAATTTAAACAAGCAGTCCGAGCGACGAAAGTATTTTTGCAACATGGTGTTATGGGAACGAAGAATATGGTAGCCAATTACGGAAAAGATGCCATCGGATTCGATACAGATCTATTTTTAGTAAGCTCCGATTTTGAAAAAAACATGATTATTAATGAATTCGGCTACACTCCTGATCAAGTTTTTGTCACTGGGTTATCCAGATTTGATGATTTATTAAAAAATGATATTGCTACAAAAAGACAACTTCTTATCATTCCTACTTGGAGAGATTGGATTGGAAGTAAAAGCAACTTTTTAGAAACGGAGTATTATGAGAGATATCATGAATTAGTCACCAATAAAAAGTTACATGATTTAGCAATAGAATACCAATTTGACATTGTCTTCTGCTTACATCCGAATATGCAAAAATATACATCTAATTTTAAAAATGCACCTATTAAAGTGATTAGTCAGGGTGAAGTGAATGTCCAAACACTTCTTAAAGAGAGTGCATTAATGGTTACCGATTACTCAAGTGTTGCATTTGATTTCAGCTTTCTTCATAAGCCCATTATTTATTATCAATTTGATCGTGATAAATTCTTTGGCGATAAGCCTTCACATCTTGATATAGATAATGATTTACCAGGTGATATTGTATTTGAAGAAGATTCATTGCTAGCTTTATTAGAAGATTATGCGAAGAAGAATTTTCAAGCAAAAGAAGAAAATATAATAAAATCCACGAAGTTTTTAAAATATCGGGATCAAGAATCGAATAATCGCATTTATAAAGTCATCAAAGAAAATAGCAAATAA
- a CDS encoding CDP-glycerol glycerophosphotransferase family protein has protein sequence MPLKNKTTFVVSFGDNAIFIYNEMLKQGFDSEIVFLYKQSCKYNFQQLENVVTNQFETFHPLKEIRSIYHLATSKFIIVDNYYGFLSSIKLKKEVECIQVWHAAGAIKKFGLQDQSTFKRSKKDIDRFNRVYNQFHKIVVGSNQMANIFIEAFNVKETQMMKTGVPRTDLFFNEPKMEEIRAKLFHDNPSLKNKTVVLYAPTFRDNQLDSQKIALDLQLMFERLGNEYVLLLRLHPAIKNNINLEEVFPGFVFDYSSYIDINELLIITDLLISDYSSVPYEFAFLERPMIFYAYDLEEYQRDRGLWETYERMVPGPIAENTLEIIELIEANSFNIQQIREFSYKWNEFSVGKSSEQLVKYLRDKSKANETN, from the coding sequence ATGCCATTAAAGAATAAAACAACATTTGTTGTTTCATTTGGTGATAATGCAATTTTTATTTATAATGAAATGCTTAAACAAGGTTTTGACAGTGAAATTGTTTTTTTATATAAACAATCATGTAAGTATAATTTTCAACAACTTGAAAATGTTGTAACGAACCAGTTTGAAACTTTTCATCCTTTGAAGGAAATTAGGTCGATTTATCATCTGGCTACTTCGAAATTCATTATAGTAGATAATTATTATGGATTTTTATCAAGTATTAAATTGAAGAAAGAGGTAGAATGCATTCAAGTGTGGCATGCTGCAGGTGCGATAAAAAAGTTTGGACTTCAGGATCAATCAACATTTAAACGAAGCAAAAAAGATATTGATCGGTTCAATCGCGTATATAATCAATTTCATAAAATTGTCGTCGGCTCGAATCAAATGGCTAACATTTTTATAGAAGCATTCAATGTAAAGGAAACTCAAATGATGAAAACGGGAGTTCCACGCACAGATTTGTTTTTTAATGAACCAAAAATGGAGGAAATTCGTGCTAAATTATTTCATGATAATCCTTCATTAAAGAACAAAACTGTAGTATTATACGCACCAACCTTTCGTGATAATCAACTTGATTCACAAAAAATCGCTTTAGATCTTCAATTAATGTTTGAAAGATTGGGAAATGAATACGTCCTTTTGCTACGCTTACATCCGGCGATAAAGAATAATATAAATTTAGAGGAAGTATTTCCTGGATTTGTTTTTGATTACTCCTCTTATATTGATATTAACGAGCTTCTAATCATAACTGATCTATTAATTAGTGACTATTCTTCTGTTCCTTATGAATTTGCCTTTTTGGAAAGACCGATGATCTTTTACGCGTATGATCTGGAAGAATATCAACGGGATAGAGGGCTTTGGGAAACGTACGAAAGGATGGTACCAGGTCCTATTGCCGAAAACACCTTAGAGATTATTGAACTGATTGAGGCTAATTCTTTTAATATTCAACAAATCCGCGAATTTTCATATAAATGGAATGAATTTTCAGTTGGAAAATCAAGTGAACAGTTGGTAAAATATTTACGTGATAAATCAAAAGCGAATGAAACAAACTAG